A window from Zingiber officinale cultivar Zhangliang chromosome 7A, Zo_v1.1, whole genome shotgun sequence encodes these proteins:
- the LOC122002850 gene encoding uncharacterized protein LOC122002850: MRKKIRGIQQFEEETLHEYWKRFKELYSSCPQHQISDQMLILHFYDGLLPFDLYMVDKASGGPLIDKTPDEAMKLLETMAANPQQFRNGQPVTLRVNETFPTDVEVSEQRDFSVFDRPGLDFITSQDSSSISCYDSVVVRNSNSIDIVVADVIDDAGTDVDDDVSVGDCILEAIPRESPEPDVDDESVGTYAVEAEPQESLPLDTPPELESELLSHDEEVIVTILEPPGTFQHDKVSIPCDLLENFIEVPLIDFIGCDAFLDTCFIGTNIVTSFSYLICLRGMSTFHLYKLPEWMLKLNRLQPLGQIFKEHMVGGEVLTSIHNIPLLKWILYLNRLQPPGKTISLPTWMLLLNRLQPPGIEGSLFLAFIFLLYTFL; encoded by the coding sequence ATGCGGAAAAAGATTCGTGGTATTCAACAATTCGAGGAGGAGACATTGCATGAATATTGGAAGAGATTCAAGGAACTTTACTCCAGTTGTCCTCAACATCAAATCAGTGATCAAATGCTTATCTTACATTTTTATGATGGATTGTTGCCGTTTGATTTGTACATGGTGGATAAAGCTAGTGGAGGGCCCTTGATTGATAAAACTCCTGATGAAGCCATGAAACTTTTGGAAACCATGGCAGCCAATCCTCAGCAATTTAGAAATGGACAACCGGTTACCTTAAGAGTTAATGAGACCTTCCCTACAGATGTAGAGGTGTCTGAGCAGAGGGATTTTAGTGTTTTTGACAGACCCGGTCTTGATTTTATTACTTCACAGGACTCCTCTAGTATTTCTTGTTATGATTCTGTAGTTGTAAGGAATTCTAATTCTATTGATATTGTTGTTGCAGATGTTATCGATGATGCAGGTACTGATGTAGAtgatgatgtaagtgtaggggattgcatattggaagcaataccccgagaatcacctgaaccagatgttgatgatgagagtgtagggacttatgctgtggaagcagagccccaagaatcacttcccttAGATACACCACCTGAGCTAGAGTCTGAGCTATTATCTCATGATGAGGAGGTCATAGTCACCATTCTAGAACCTCCAGGTACCTTCCAACATGACAAGGTTAGTATTCCTTGtgatttattagaaaatttcatagaggtaccattaattgactttattggatgtgatgcatttcttgaTACATGCTTTATAGGGACTAATATTGTTACATCTTTTTCTTACCTTATATGCTTGCGAGGGATGTCTACTTTCCATCtttataagcttccggagtggatgcttaaatTGAACCGTCTTCAGCCTCTGGGGCAAATTTTCAAGGAGCATATGGTGGGAGGAGAGGTCTTGACCTCAATACACAATATTCCACTTCTAAAGTGGATTTTGTACCTTAACCGACTCCAACCACCGGGAAAGACCATTTCATTACCGACGTGGATGCTACTTCTAAATCGTTTGCAACCGCCCGGAATTGaggggagtttgttccttgcTTTTATATTTTTGCTCTATacctttctttag